In the Pectinatus sottacetonis genome, TATTTTTAATTGGGAATCATCTCCATACCCTGCATACCAAAATTTGGTATGCGAAAAAGCTTTTAAACAATAATCAATAATTTGATAGTAGGTGTTATTTTTATCCATTGTCTTATACAAAAAACCACCTGAAAAAATAACAAAATCTTTATTTTCTTTTTCAAATGGAAATCCATCAAATTTAAGCCTTTTATTAAAAATGGGATAATATGGTTGTTTAATAAGTTTATTTGCCAAAATTTTTCTATATTTAAATGATAAAGACGCACCATAATCTCTAAATTCTAAACAATAATCAAAACTATTTTTTCCTAACCAAAAAGCATGATCTGTCAAATTTATTAGATAACGTTTCATCATATTTTTAAAATGCATAAATGCCATAATTGCAGAAATATCATATGGTGTAGTATAAAGGAAACCAATTCGCGGTTTAAATAAATATATGTATTTACATAATATTTTATATGTATTTATTATATTATTAGCTGGTAAATATAAAATTTTTGCATTATAGCAATGTAATATTTTTTTTAAAGTTGGAATATTTTCTCTTCCCTTATTTATTACAATATAAAATATTTTGTATCCTGCCAAGCCAAGTGCCTGTAAATAAATTTGAGCCAGCCCTCTGCTATCAAGCCCAAACCCATCATAAAAAAGTACCCGCTTATCATCTATATTTTTGTATAAAGTCTTGTCCGATAATATTTTTTCTATTTTTTGTAATTCATTTTCTAAGTCATTATCTGTATATCTTTGATTATATTCATATAATATTGAACCCATATTACGTATTTTTAATAATCCATTTTCTAATTGATTTTCTAAAAAATTATTTTCAATTTTTCTTTTTTCATTTATAATTGCCATATCAATTTTTTGAGCTAAATTTTTATTTGAATTCATTGTATTTGAAGCTATTAATTCATTATTATTAATTATGTTATCCATCGCAAATACATCATTTTCTAGTCCAGATATAACATCAAAATTATAATTCACACTATAATCTACACATTGTGAGGAAATATCTTCACGACTTGTAATAAAATAATCTACATTTTGTAATATATAATCAGTAATTTTTCCATTTCCCTGATATATTAATATTGTAGGAGAATTTTTTCCCTTACTTGTTATGCATTTCTGTAAATATGCTATTTCCCTACAATATTTTGTTTTTGGTAGTTCTAATAAAAGTATAATTTTGTTTATAGAGGAATATTTTCCCAAATATTCCTCTATAATCTTTTTCCAAATAGGATAACTATTTTCAAAATCTAATATAAAATAATAAATTTTATACTTTAGCGATTTAAAATTCCTTAATTTTGTAATAATTTCATTTTCTAATTCTTCATTTAAGCAATTACAATAAAACTTACTTACAAATTTTTCTGGATTTTGCATTAAGGCCAGATTCTTTTTAATTTTTTCTATATCCCAATACCACCACTTAATTTTCTGTAACCTATCAATTATATCCTTATCAAAACGATATTTAATTACTTTGGCAGGATTTCCTACTACAACAGCATATGGTGGTACATTGCCAGATACTACTGCCCCTGCTCCTATAACTGCACCATTACCAATACGTGTTCCTCCTAATATTACCACGTTGCAGCCAATCCAGACATCATTTCCGATGATAACCTGATAATGATTTGCATTTTTATAATGATTAAAATTATCCTTTTTCATAATATCAATAAATGGATAAGTAGTTACTTGACGATAATCATGATTTAACCCTATTTCAAAAGTAAGTCTATGCGCTAATGAGCAATAGCGGCCAATAAGTACATGACAATCTGTACTCCCATATTCTAAATTACCATTAACCAAATACGAGCCGGGTCCCATAGTCAATGCAACTATTCTCTCTTCTTTATCCATATAAAGCTTCCGGACTTTTATATCAAAATTAGCAAAATTCACTGGAATAATCATAATTTAGCTCCTTAAAATCACTTATTTAATTCTTTACTACTTTTCTCTACAATATCTATCTATGTTTTAAATGCATAATATACTTATATACCTTTAATTCCCAATGCTTTTCCTTTGGTACTAAATTTGTACTTAGAATAGTTTTCACTAAATCATTGTCATAATTAATATCTTCATCAAATTTTACTATTGATTCACAATGGCCTATTTTCAGCCCAGCATCCTCAATAATTTTTTTTAGACTATATAAGTTTAAAAAGCGTATATTACTTTCCGAAAAAACATCACTTACTAAATCAGATTTATATAAATAATCTCCTGATAATATTTTTCTCAAATTATCATAATGCATGATGTTATAGGCACTAACAACAATTTCCCCGTTATCTTTTAAATATGGTACAAGTTTTTTTAAAACATTTACTGGCTTTTTAACTTTTGTTATATAATCCGGCAAAAGGATATAATCAAAAAATTCCTTTCCATAGGATAAATTCATTGTTTCAATATCGCCATATATAGCAGGGAAATAA is a window encoding:
- a CDS encoding CatB-related O-acetyltransferase produces the protein MDKEERIVALTMGPGSYLVNGNLEYGSTDCHVLIGRYCSLAHRLTFEIGLNHDYRQVTTYPFIDIMKKDNFNHYKNANHYQVIIGNDVWIGCNVVILGGTRIGNGAVIGAGAVVSGNVPPYAVVVGNPAKVIKYRFDKDIIDRLQKIKWWYWDIEKIKKNLALMQNPEKFVSKFYCNCLNEELENEIITKLRNFKSLKYKIYYFILDFENSYPIWKKIIEEYLGKYSSINKIILLLELPKTKYCREIAYLQKCITSKGKNSPTILIYQGNGKITDYILQNVDYFITSREDISSQCVDYSVNYNFDVISGLENDVFAMDNIINNNELIASNTMNSNKNLAQKIDMAIINEKRKIENNFLENQLENGLLKIRNMGSILYEYNQRYTDNDLENELQKIEKILSDKTLYKNIDDKRVLFYDGFGLDSRGLAQIYLQALGLAGYKIFYIVINKGRENIPTLKKILHCYNAKILYLPANNIINTYKILCKYIYLFKPRIGFLYTTPYDISAIMAFMHFKNMMKRYLINLTDHAFWLGKNSFDYCLEFRDYGASLSFKYRKILANKLIKQPYYPIFNKRLKFDGFPFEKENKDFVIFSGGFLYKTMDKNNTYYQIIDYCLKAFSHTKFWYAGYGDDSQLKILMARYPGRVFHTNERKDLFQVLQNIDMYINTYPFLGGLMTQYSAIAGKAPITLGSGKSLEGLLFNSEKLKIEFIKIEEIKEEIIKYISDEDYRYKKDYQMKNTVIDSKIFTENLVQIIECNKSKFPIHIYDIDTSQDKKIYYEQFLKKFGSDIFNS